The Hydrogenophaga crocea genome contains a region encoding:
- a CDS encoding efflux RND transporter permease subunit yields the protein MQLPEISIRRPVFATVLSLLIVLVGLVSFKNLSVREYPRIDEPTVTVTTRFVGASSEVIESQVTKVLEDSLAGIEGVDIITSISRQEQSQITVRFKLERDPDSAAADVRDKVSRVRQRLPQDVDEPTIAKVEADATPVIWIAMNSDTRSPLELSDLANRIAKPLLQTAPGAAEVRIFGERRFSMRLWLDPDRLAAYGLTVQDAEDALRRSNLEVPAGRIESAQREFNVTAATDLQTPEQFRAIVIRNINGQAIRIGDVANVVQGPQDERTSIRLNGRDAISLGVIRQATANPLELSAAVRAMIPRLEADLPKDIRFDIANDNSVFIDRSIKAVYQTIAEAVVLVALVIFVFLRTLRASVIPLVTIPVSLIGTFALMALFGFSINTLTLLALVLAIGLVVDDAIVMLENIYRHIEEGMKPFEAAIQGAREIGFAIVAMTLTLAAVYAPLAFTPGRTGRLFAEFALALAGAVVVSGFVALTLSPMMCSKLLRHVDQPGRFDRFMERVLGGINRGYERVLALSLQVRWLVVGVMAASAFGSWWMLQHIRSELAPLEDRGVILASINGPDGATLAYTRRYAEAIEKIGAQYPEFDRIFSNTGNPSVAQGSVFLRATPWEERTRSTLQIAREIAPKLAALPGVSAFAITPPSLGQGFRERPINYVIITGDSYENLAGVVRKFQERLAQNPGFVQVDTDLRLNKPEIRLDVDRERAADMGVSVDAIARTVETMLGGRTVTRYKRDGEQYDVVVQTVSANRSTPEDIDRLFVRGRGDAMIPLASLVTTREVVVPRELNHFGQRRSASITANLAPDYALGEALQYLDQAARELLPPGYTTDLNGQSREYRSASGSLALVFALSLLFIYLVLSAQFESFVDPFIIMLSVPLSMFGALMALQLAGGTLNVFSQIGLITLVGLITKHGILIVEFANQLREQGLDKLEAVKRSAGLRLRPILMTTGAMVLGAIPLAIATGAGAESRQQIGWVIVGGMSVGTLLTVFVVPTMYTLLSRRVSHQPAHPVMHEDHGAIPAK from the coding sequence ATGCAACTGCCCGAGATCTCCATCCGCCGCCCGGTGTTCGCCACCGTGCTCTCGCTGCTCATCGTGCTGGTGGGCCTGGTCTCGTTCAAGAACCTGAGCGTGCGCGAGTACCCGCGCATCGACGAGCCCACGGTCACCGTCACCACGCGCTTCGTGGGCGCGTCCAGCGAAGTCATCGAATCGCAGGTGACCAAGGTGCTCGAAGACTCGCTCGCGGGCATCGAGGGCGTGGACATCATCACCTCGATCAGCCGCCAGGAGCAGAGCCAGATCACGGTGCGCTTCAAGCTCGAGCGCGACCCCGACTCGGCCGCCGCCGACGTGCGCGACAAGGTCAGCCGCGTGCGCCAGCGCCTGCCGCAGGACGTGGACGAACCCACCATCGCCAAGGTCGAGGCCGACGCCACGCCGGTGATCTGGATTGCGATGAACTCGGACACGCGCTCGCCGCTGGAGCTGTCCGACCTGGCCAACCGCATTGCCAAGCCGCTGCTGCAGACGGCGCCCGGCGCGGCCGAGGTGCGCATCTTCGGCGAGCGGCGCTTCTCCATGCGCCTGTGGCTCGACCCCGACCGGCTCGCGGCCTACGGCCTCACGGTGCAGGACGCCGAAGACGCGCTGCGCCGCTCCAACCTCGAGGTGCCGGCCGGCCGCATCGAAAGTGCGCAGCGCGAATTCAACGTGACCGCGGCCACCGACCTGCAGACCCCCGAGCAGTTCCGCGCCATCGTCATCCGCAACATCAACGGCCAGGCGATCCGCATCGGCGACGTGGCCAACGTGGTGCAGGGCCCGCAGGACGAGCGCACCTCGATCCGCCTCAACGGGCGCGATGCGATCTCGCTCGGCGTGATCCGCCAGGCCACGGCCAACCCGCTGGAGCTTTCGGCCGCGGTGCGCGCCATGATCCCGCGGCTCGAGGCCGACCTGCCCAAGGACATCCGCTTCGACATCGCCAACGACAACTCGGTCTTCATCGACCGCTCGATCAAGGCGGTGTACCAGACCATCGCCGAGGCCGTGGTGCTGGTGGCGCTGGTGATCTTCGTGTTCCTGCGCACGCTGCGCGCCTCGGTGATCCCGCTGGTCACCATCCCGGTGAGCCTGATCGGCACCTTCGCGCTGATGGCGCTGTTCGGCTTCTCGATCAACACGCTCACGCTGCTCGCGCTGGTGCTGGCCATCGGCCTGGTGGTGGACGACGCCATCGTGATGCTGGAGAACATCTACCGCCACATCGAAGAGGGCATGAAGCCCTTCGAGGCCGCGATCCAAGGCGCGCGCGAGATCGGCTTCGCCATCGTGGCCATGACGCTCACGCTGGCCGCGGTGTACGCGCCGCTGGCCTTCACGCCGGGCCGCACCGGCCGCCTGTTCGCCGAGTTCGCACTGGCGCTCGCGGGCGCGGTGGTGGTGTCGGGCTTCGTGGCGCTCACGCTCTCGCCCATGATGTGCTCCAAGCTGCTCAGGCACGTCGATCAGCCCGGCCGCTTCGACCGCTTCATGGAGCGGGTGCTGGGCGGCATCAACCGCGGCTACGAGCGTGTGCTCGCGCTGTCGCTCCAGGTGCGCTGGCTGGTGGTGGGCGTGATGGCGGCGAGCGCCTTCGGCAGCTGGTGGATGCTGCAGCACATCCGCTCCGAACTGGCGCCGCTCGAAGACCGCGGCGTGATCCTCGCGTCCATCAACGGCCCCGACGGCGCGACCCTGGCCTACACGCGCCGCTACGCCGAGGCGATCGAGAAGATCGGCGCGCAGTACCCCGAGTTCGACCGCATCTTCAGCAACACCGGCAACCCCTCGGTGGCGCAAGGCAGTGTGTTCCTGCGCGCCACGCCCTGGGAGGAGCGCACGCGCTCCACGCTGCAGATCGCGCGCGAGATCGCGCCCAAGCTCGCGGCCCTGCCGGGCGTGAGCGCCTTCGCGATCACGCCGCCCTCGCTGGGCCAGGGCTTTCGCGAGCGGCCCATCAACTACGTGATCATCACCGGCGACAGCTACGAGAACCTCGCCGGCGTGGTGCGCAAGTTCCAGGAGCGGCTGGCGCAGAACCCGGGCTTCGTGCAGGTCGACACCGACCTGCGCCTGAACAAACCCGAGATCCGGCTCGACGTGGACCGCGAGCGCGCGGCCGACATGGGCGTGAGCGTGGACGCCATCGCGCGCACCGTGGAGACCATGCTGGGCGGACGCACCGTGACGCGCTACAAGCGCGACGGCGAGCAGTACGACGTGGTGGTGCAGACCGTATCGGCCAACCGCAGCACGCCCGAAGACATCGACCGCCTGTTCGTGCGCGGCCGCGGCGACGCCATGATCCCGCTGGCCTCGCTCGTGACCACGCGCGAGGTGGTGGTGCCGCGCGAGCTCAACCACTTCGGCCAGCGGCGCAGCGCCTCCATCACCGCCAACCTCGCGCCCGACTACGCGCTGGGCGAAGCGCTGCAATACCTCGACCAGGCCGCGCGCGAGCTGCTGCCACCGGGCTACACCACCGACCTCAACGGCCAGAGCCGCGAGTACCGCAGCGCCTCGGGCTCGCTCGCGCTGGTGTTCGCGCTCTCGCTGCTGTTCATCTACCTGGTGCTGTCGGCGCAGTTCGAAAGCTTCGTCGACCCCTTCATCATCATGCTGTCGGTGCCGCTGTCCATGTTCGGTGCGCTCATGGCCTTGCAGCTCGCGGGGGGCACGCTCAACGTGTTCAGCCAGATCGGGCTCATCACGCTCGTGGGCCTGATCACCAAGCACGGCATCCTGATCGTGGAGTTCGCCAACCAGCTGCGCGAGCAGGGGCTGGACAAGCTCGAAGCGGTGAAGCGTTCGGCGGGCCTGCGTCTGCGGCCCATCCTGATGACCACGGGCGCCATGGTGCTGGGCGCGATCCCGCTGGCGATCGCCACGGGCGCGGGCGCCGAGAGCCGTCAGCAGATCGGCTGGGTGATCGTGGGCGGCATGTCGGTGGGCACGTTGCTCACGGTGTTCGTGGTGCCCACCATGTACACGCTGCTGTCGCGCCGGGTGTCGCACCAGCCGGCGCACCCGGTGATGCACGAGGACCACGGGGCCATTCCGGCGAAATGA
- the mobA gene encoding molybdenum cofactor guanylyltransferase MobA, with protein sequence MIGAQEITAMVLAGGRGSRMGGADKGLQKFNGTPLALNALMRLQVQQGGLLGELMLNANRNLGAYEAFGVPVWPDTLSDYAGPLAGFLTGLERAELPYLLTVPCDVPRFPLDLVQRLAQAFDDPATEIAMVSAPEDGQLRPQPVFCLMNVGLLESLVAFTQAGGRKIDRWTEQHRCVLVPFDRPGDDPNAFVNTNTLDELHTLEQSGS encoded by the coding sequence TTGATCGGCGCACAAGAGATCACCGCGATGGTGCTCGCGGGGGGGCGCGGTTCGCGCATGGGCGGGGCCGACAAGGGCCTGCAGAAGTTCAATGGCACGCCGCTCGCGCTCAATGCGCTCATGCGCCTGCAGGTGCAGCAAGGCGGCCTGCTCGGCGAGCTCATGCTCAACGCCAACCGCAACCTGGGCGCCTACGAGGCCTTCGGCGTGCCCGTGTGGCCCGACACCCTGAGCGACTACGCGGGCCCGCTCGCGGGCTTTCTCACCGGGCTGGAGCGCGCCGAGTTGCCCTACCTGCTCACCGTGCCCTGCGACGTGCCGCGCTTCCCGCTCGACCTGGTGCAGCGCCTGGCCCAGGCCTTCGACGATCCCGCGACCGAGATCGCCATGGTGAGCGCGCCCGAAGACGGCCAGTTGCGTCCGCAACCGGTGTTCTGCCTCATGAACGTGGGCCTGCTCGAGAGCCTGGTGGCCTTCACCCAGGCCGGCGGCCGCAAGATCGACCGCTGGACCGAGCAGCACCGCTGCGTGCTCGTGCCCTTCGACCGGCCAGGCGACGATCCGAACGCCTTCGTCAACACCAACACGCTCGACGAGCTGCACACGCTGGAACAATCGGGTTCATGA
- the glp gene encoding gephyrin-like molybdotransferase Glp, which produces MSSTPKTLEQIAAELQGYDPQALSADRVNDFLARLVEPTTEAETVGIFDALGRVLADDVVSPISVPPHDNSAMDGFALRGSELTDRPLTLRNQGTAYAGKAWAGAVGPGECVKIMTGAIMPAGLDTVVPIEFVKVDGDTVTLPPGVVKPGDNRRLLGEDLMAGQPALRRGQTLGPAALGLLASLGLATVRVVRRARVAYFSTGDEILSLGEPPREGAVYDSNRYTVFGLLTRMGVEVIDLGVVKDEPALLEAAFRDAAARADAIITSGGVSMGEADHTKAMMKQLGDVAFWRIAMRPGRPMAVGRLNQAGRSAVLFGLPGNPVAVMVTFLAFVRPALQRLMGAEVQAPVLLQAKSGEAMRKKPGRTEYQRGTVVREADGSLVARTTGNQGSGVLSSMVQANGLIVLRHDQGNVAVGDTVEVMLFDGVI; this is translated from the coding sequence ATGAGCAGCACCCCGAAGACCCTCGAACAGATCGCCGCCGAACTGCAGGGCTACGACCCGCAGGCGCTGTCGGCCGATCGCGTCAACGATTTCCTGGCCCGCCTGGTCGAGCCCACCACCGAGGCCGAAACCGTGGGCATCTTCGACGCCCTGGGCCGCGTGCTGGCCGACGACGTGGTCTCGCCCATCAGCGTGCCGCCGCACGACAACTCGGCCATGGACGGCTTCGCGCTGCGCGGCAGCGAACTCACCGACCGGCCGCTCACGCTGCGCAACCAGGGCACGGCCTACGCGGGCAAGGCCTGGGCCGGCGCCGTCGGCCCGGGCGAGTGCGTGAAGATCATGACCGGCGCCATCATGCCCGCGGGCCTGGACACCGTGGTGCCGATCGAGTTCGTGAAGGTCGACGGCGACACCGTGACCCTGCCGCCCGGCGTGGTCAAGCCCGGCGACAACCGCCGCCTGCTCGGCGAGGACCTGATGGCTGGCCAGCCCGCCTTGCGCCGCGGCCAGACCCTGGGCCCGGCCGCGCTGGGCCTGCTCGCCAGCCTGGGGCTGGCCACGGTGCGCGTGGTGCGCCGCGCGCGCGTGGCCTACTTCTCCACCGGCGACGAGATCCTGAGCCTGGGCGAGCCGCCGCGCGAGGGCGCGGTCTACGACAGCAACCGCTACACCGTGTTCGGCCTGCTCACGCGCATGGGCGTGGAGGTGATCGACCTGGGCGTGGTGAAGGACGAACCCGCCCTGCTCGAAGCCGCCTTCCGCGACGCGGCCGCGCGCGCCGACGCGATCATCACCAGCGGCGGTGTGAGCATGGGCGAGGCCGACCACACCAAGGCCATGATGAAGCAGCTCGGCGACGTCGCCTTCTGGCGCATCGCCATGCGCCCGGGCCGGCCCATGGCGGTGGGCCGGCTGAACCAGGCGGGCCGCTCGGCCGTGCTCTTCGGCCTGCCGGGCAACCCGGTGGCGGTGATGGTGACCTTCCTCGCCTTCGTGCGCCCGGCCCTGCAGCGCCTCATGGGCGCCGAGGTGCAGGCCCCCGTGCTGCTGCAGGCGAAAAGCGGCGAGGCCATGCGCAAGAAGCCCGGCCGCACCGAGTACCAGCGCGGCACCGTGGTGCGCGAGGCCGACGGCTCGCTGGTGGCGCGCACCACCGGCAACCAGGGCTCGGGCGTGCTCAGCTCCATGGTGCAGGCCAACGGCCTGATCGTGCTGCGCCACGACCAGGGCAACGTGGCCGTGGGCGACACCGTCGAGGTGATGCTGTTCGACGGGGTGATCTGA
- a CDS encoding class I SAM-dependent methyltransferase: protein MTDSQQSLTDWFETPPGRYLLAWEQDGFDLAVADMFGFNALQLGLPQLQTLRANRMPHRWLALHEVPAAPDPQAALVTDAAALPFPAASLDLVVLPHTLEFSADPHHVLREVERVLVPEGRLVISGFNPTSLWGWRQGRGHAMARLGIHAFGASRLYLPDSGAFIGTGRLRDWLRLLGLEIETEHYGCYRPAVRSDKWLQRTAWMDRVGARWWPIFGAVHFVVAVKRVRGMRLLGPAWKPRRTPATAPVSVANRR from the coding sequence ATGACCGATTCCCAGCAGAGCCTCACCGACTGGTTCGAGACCCCGCCCGGGCGCTACCTGCTGGCCTGGGAGCAGGACGGCTTCGACCTGGCCGTGGCCGACATGTTCGGCTTCAACGCGCTGCAGCTGGGGCTGCCGCAGTTGCAGACGCTGCGCGCCAACCGCATGCCGCACCGCTGGCTGGCCCTGCACGAGGTGCCCGCCGCGCCCGACCCGCAGGCCGCGCTCGTGACCGACGCCGCCGCGCTGCCGTTTCCCGCCGCCAGCCTCGATCTCGTGGTGCTGCCGCACACGCTCGAATTCAGCGCCGACCCGCACCACGTGCTGCGCGAGGTCGAGCGCGTGCTGGTGCCCGAGGGCCGCCTGGTCATCAGCGGCTTCAACCCCACCAGCCTGTGGGGCTGGCGCCAGGGCCGCGGCCACGCCATGGCGCGCCTGGGCATCCACGCCTTCGGCGCCTCGCGCCTGTACCTGCCCGACTCGGGCGCCTTCATCGGCACCGGCCGGCTGCGCGACTGGCTGCGCCTGCTGGGCCTGGAGATCGAGACCGAACACTATGGCTGCTACCGCCCCGCGGTGCGCAGCGACAAATGGCTGCAGCGCACCGCGTGGATGGACCGCGTGGGCGCGCGCTGGTGGCCCATCTTCGGCGCGGTGCACTTCGTGGTGGCCGTCAAGCGCGTGCGTGGCATGCGCCTGCTCGGGCCGGCCTGGAAGCCGCGCCGCACGCCGGCCACGGCGCCGGTGTCGGTGGCCAACCGCCGCTGA
- a CDS encoding efflux RND transporter periplasmic adaptor subunit, with translation MAKPKATAWLAVIGLALAAAGAWWWQQHPRATAPAAPAAAPGARPAAGPGGQGGAGGPTSVEVTRVKTARLQDDAQAVGTLRSRQSVTLKPETAGRVSRIAFADGAQVKRGALLVQLDDTLQRAELSQAQAQLSIARANLKRNEELLAQNFVAARVVDESRAALQVAEAQVALADARLQRMRITAPFDGTLGLRSINLGQYVKDGDALVNLEDTTLLTVDFRLPERYQSQVAPGQPVQVQLDALPGKRFVAKVLAVDPLLDANGRSISVRATMPREGGAELRPGMFARVLIVFSVNENALVVPEEAVFPQGGKQFVVVVEEQGQGDAKKLVSRRVPVELGARRGAEVQVLKGLEPGMTVVMAGQQRLQRDGTPVRIVNLAQAQPAPAN, from the coding sequence ATGGCGAAACCCAAAGCGACCGCCTGGCTGGCGGTCATCGGTCTGGCGCTGGCCGCCGCGGGCGCCTGGTGGTGGCAGCAGCACCCCAGGGCCACGGCGCCGGCCGCGCCGGCGGCCGCGCCCGGCGCGCGGCCCGCAGCCGGCCCCGGTGGCCAGGGCGGCGCAGGCGGCCCGACCTCGGTCGAGGTCACGCGCGTGAAGACCGCGCGGCTGCAGGACGACGCCCAGGCCGTGGGCACGCTGCGCTCGCGCCAGAGCGTCACGCTCAAGCCCGAAACCGCGGGCCGGGTCTCGCGCATCGCCTTTGCCGACGGGGCCCAGGTCAAGCGCGGCGCGCTGCTGGTGCAGCTCGACGACACGCTGCAGCGCGCCGAACTAAGCCAGGCCCAGGCCCAGCTCTCGATCGCGCGCGCCAACCTCAAGCGCAACGAAGAGCTGCTGGCGCAGAACTTCGTGGCCGCGCGCGTGGTGGACGAAAGCCGCGCCGCCCTGCAGGTGGCCGAGGCCCAGGTGGCGCTGGCCGATGCGCGGCTGCAGCGCATGCGCATCACCGCGCCCTTCGACGGCACGCTGGGCCTGCGCAGCATCAACCTGGGCCAGTACGTCAAGGACGGCGACGCGCTGGTCAATCTGGAAGACACCACGCTGCTCACGGTCGACTTCCGCCTGCCCGAGCGCTACCAGAGCCAGGTGGCGCCGGGCCAGCCGGTGCAGGTGCAGCTCGACGCCTTGCCTGGCAAGCGCTTCGTGGCCAAGGTGCTCGCGGTCGACCCGCTGCTCGACGCCAACGGCCGCTCGATCTCGGTGCGCGCGACCATGCCGCGCGAGGGCGGCGCCGAGCTGCGGCCCGGCATGTTCGCGCGCGTGCTGATCGTGTTCTCGGTGAACGAGAACGCGCTCGTGGTGCCCGAAGAGGCCGTCTTCCCGCAGGGCGGCAAGCAGTTCGTGGTGGTGGTGGAAGAGCAGGGCCAGGGCGATGCGAAGAAGCTGGTCTCGCGCCGCGTGCCGGTGGAGCTGGGCGCGCGCCGCGGCGCCGAGGTGCAGGTCCTCAAGGGCCTGGAGCCCGGCATGACGGTGGTGATGGCGGGCCAGCAGCGCCTGCAGCGCGACGGCACGCCGGTGCGCATCGTGAACCTGGCGCAGGCACAGCCTGCACCGGCCAACTGA
- a CDS encoding Fic family protein, which yields MNNPIGTAWLVHRYALQVAQPLPVLSEIGGRRESRRVDGAQRERYTEAMRPEPTLRGHLGFLLKHEVPHFELLSRLFEVCDPLELQAWFLNEPTGQYARRACFLYEWFTGRRLAVEGATKGAYVDALNPERVVTASAGRSVPSRRWRVNDNMPGTPAFCPFVRQGTDLGASMALDIPALLGQLSDEFGEEVLMRSAVWMTLRESRSSFAIEGEGHQADRIQRFASVLGRRTGRGDVPLTSDSLAVLQRDILGPRTTVRAFGLRQSPVFVGESVHFQDVVHYIAPPPEDLPAMLEGLATFLHRTTGQSPVMRAAVAAFGFVYLHPLADGNGRLHRFLINDMLRRDGAVPEPLILPISSLITADPAERRAYDRILEAVSVPLMAAAAGHYTFGAPVPYPDGISSNLHVDAPERLRPVWRLPDLTPHVRYLADVIARTITQDMRQESRTLRSHLRAREAIKNIIEMPDVQADRVVRSIEQNRGELTSKLARELPELASEAVWEELVKAVRQAFDDAKPKPDAERA from the coding sequence ATGAACAACCCCATCGGCACCGCCTGGCTGGTGCATCGGTACGCCTTGCAGGTTGCGCAGCCTCTGCCGGTCCTGAGCGAAATCGGCGGGCGGCGCGAGAGCCGTCGGGTCGACGGCGCGCAGCGCGAGCGCTACACCGAGGCCATGCGGCCCGAACCCACGTTGCGCGGGCACCTGGGCTTTCTGCTCAAGCATGAGGTGCCCCATTTCGAGCTCTTGTCGCGGCTGTTCGAGGTGTGCGACCCCCTGGAACTGCAGGCCTGGTTCCTCAATGAGCCCACGGGGCAGTACGCGCGCCGCGCCTGCTTTCTCTACGAGTGGTTCACCGGGCGGCGGCTGGCGGTCGAAGGCGCAACGAAGGGCGCTTATGTCGATGCCCTCAACCCCGAGCGGGTGGTCACGGCCTCTGCAGGTCGATCGGTGCCGAGCCGACGTTGGCGGGTGAACGACAACATGCCCGGCACGCCCGCTTTCTGTCCCTTCGTGCGGCAGGGCACGGACCTGGGCGCGTCCATGGCCCTGGACATCCCCGCCTTGCTGGGCCAGCTCAGCGACGAGTTCGGCGAAGAGGTGCTCATGCGATCCGCGGTCTGGATGACTCTGCGCGAAAGCCGCTCGTCGTTCGCGATCGAGGGCGAAGGTCACCAGGCCGATCGCATCCAGCGCTTCGCGAGCGTGCTCGGCCGGCGCACCGGCCGGGGCGATGTGCCGTTGACGTCGGACAGCCTGGCCGTCCTGCAACGCGACATCCTGGGTCCCCGGACGACGGTGCGGGCGTTCGGCCTGCGCCAGTCGCCCGTGTTCGTCGGAGAGTCCGTGCACTTCCAGGATGTGGTTCACTACATCGCACCGCCGCCCGAGGACCTGCCGGCCATGCTCGAAGGGCTGGCGACCTTCCTCCATCGCACAACGGGCCAATCGCCGGTGATGCGCGCGGCGGTCGCGGCATTCGGCTTCGTCTACCTGCATCCGCTTGCCGATGGCAATGGGCGCCTGCACCGCTTCCTGATCAACGACATGCTCCGGCGCGACGGCGCGGTTCCCGAGCCCTTGATCCTGCCCATTTCCTCCCTCATCACCGCCGACCCCGCAGAGCGCCGTGCCTACGACCGCATCCTGGAAGCGGTGTCAGTCCCCTTGATGGCGGCGGCGGCCGGGCACTACACGTTCGGCGCGCCGGTGCCGTACCCCGATGGCATCTCGTCCAACCTGCATGTGGATGCGCCCGAGCGCCTGCGCCCGGTGTGGCGCCTGCCCGATCTGACGCCACACGTGCGCTACCTGGCCGATGTGATCGCGCGAACGATCACGCAAGACATGCGGCAGGAATCGCGGACCCTGCGCAGCCACCTGAGGGCCCGCGAGGCCATCAAAAACATCATCGAGATGCCCGATGTCCAGGCCGATCGGGTGGTGCGGTCCATCGAACAGAACCGGGGCGAGCTGACAAGCAAGCTGGCCAGGGAGTTGCCCGAACTGGCCAGCGAAGCGGTGTGGGAAGAACTGGTGAAGGCCGTACGCCAGGCCTTCGATGACGCAAAGCCCAAGCCGGACGCCGAGCGCGCCTGA
- the rnhA gene encoding ribonuclease HI, which translates to MDHVVIYTDGACKGNPGPGGWGAFLSSAGREKELWGGERNTTNNRMELMAVIEALSALKRPCRVSLHLDSEYVRKGITEWIHGWKKKGWVTAAKQPVKNAELWQRLDALVHGGHHQIEWHWVKGHSGDPGNERADALANRGVPG; encoded by the coding sequence TTGGACCACGTGGTGATCTACACCGATGGCGCCTGCAAGGGCAACCCTGGCCCGGGCGGCTGGGGCGCATTCCTGAGCAGCGCCGGCCGCGAGAAGGAGTTGTGGGGCGGCGAGCGCAACACCACCAACAACCGCATGGAGCTGATGGCCGTGATCGAGGCGCTGTCGGCGCTCAAGCGGCCCTGCCGCGTCTCGCTGCACCTGGACAGCGAGTACGTGCGCAAGGGCATCACCGAGTGGATCCACGGCTGGAAGAAGAAGGGCTGGGTCACGGCGGCCAAGCAGCCGGTGAAGAACGCCGAGCTCTGGCAGCGGCTGGACGCGCTGGTGCACGGCGGCCACCACCAGATCGAATGGCACTGGGTCAAGGGCCATTCGGGCGACCCGGGCAACGAGCGCGCCGACGCCCTGGCCAACCGCGGCGTGCCGGGCTGA
- the gloB gene encoding hydroxyacylglutathione hydrolase, whose product MQLLAIPAFSDNYVWMLRDGQRALVVDPGEAGGVRDTLARLGLRLDTILITHHHADHTGGVAELREATGARVLGPAFETLPEPLARVSGGERVQALGLDFEVIDVPGHTAGHIAYHCAQVDGRPLLFCGDTLFSGGCGRLFEGTPAQMHDSLARLAALPGDTRVCCTHEYTLSNLRFALAVEPGNAALQAYQQQCEALRARGEPTLPSSIETERRINPFLRSNEPAVVQAALSHAPGSGADPVSVFATLREWKNVFR is encoded by the coding sequence ATGCAACTGCTCGCCATCCCGGCCTTCAGCGACAACTACGTCTGGATGCTGCGCGACGGCCAGCGCGCGCTGGTCGTGGACCCCGGCGAAGCCGGCGGCGTGCGCGACACCCTGGCCCGGCTGGGCCTGCGGCTGGACACCATCCTCATCACCCACCACCACGCCGACCACACGGGCGGCGTGGCCGAGCTGCGCGAGGCCACCGGCGCGCGCGTGCTCGGCCCGGCCTTCGAGACCCTGCCCGAGCCGCTGGCGCGCGTGAGCGGCGGCGAGCGCGTGCAGGCCCTGGGCCTGGACTTCGAGGTGATCGACGTGCCCGGCCACACCGCGGGCCACATCGCCTACCACTGCGCCCAGGTCGACGGGCGGCCGCTGCTGTTCTGCGGCGACACCCTGTTCTCGGGCGGCTGCGGTCGCCTGTTCGAGGGCACGCCGGCCCAGATGCACGACTCGCTCGCGCGCCTGGCCGCGCTGCCCGGCGACACGCGCGTGTGCTGCACCCACGAATACACGCTGTCGAACCTGCGGTTCGCGCTGGCGGTCGAGCCCGGCAACGCCGCGCTGCAGGCCTACCAGCAGCAGTGCGAGGCCTTGCGCGCGCGCGGTGAACCCACGCTGCCGAGCTCGATCGAAACCGAGCGCCGCATCAACCCCTTCCTGCGCTCGAACGAGCCGGCGGTGGTGCAAGCGGCCCTGTCCCATGCCCCTGGCAGCGGCGCCGACCCGGTTTCGGTGTTCGCGACGCTGCGCGAATGGAAGAACGTTTTTCGATGA